Sequence from the Cucumis sativus cultivar 9930 chromosome 1, Cucumber_9930_V3, whole genome shotgun sequence genome:
TCCTCTCGCTCGAGTGCTCTCGGAGAAGATTGCTCAAATTGTCAACTTGGAGAATAATCTGACGTTGCGCTCGTGCTATGTTTTGTATCTAGATAGGTGTCAAAGGGAAGcacaaaaatcaaacttcCTCAGCTTGAATATTAAAACAAGTGATATTAAGCAAAATACCTCTTCTAGCAAGGGAGATTCCTTGGCTAATTGGGAGGACGATGAAGAATGAGGGAGTAGCGATCCGGTTAAGGCACCGTTGCTCAAGCCGgatatgaaaattgaagttgCTCCAGAGCCATTGTTACATGCATCCGATTGTGAAACCAAGTTTTGCTGACTAGCAGACATTTTTCTGGTACATATCTTGGAGTTCAGCTCTTCAATACGAGTTGTGAACTCATCCATTCTCTCACTGAGGGTAGAAATTTGTTCTGAAAGTTGAGTAATAGCTCCCTGGAAGATTTCAAGATGGATCAGAACATTCCGCTAAGAACTGCCTTTACTATTCAGAAATATTGTCAATTAAGAAactaaatcaatatttatctcTCTATGAATCAAAAGCTTTTAATCAACATGTTCAACCTTTATTTACGGGTGATCAATTTGCACTCTGATATTGAATCATTTGATTTGTAGTTCTTTGTCATTGTGTTCTAGAAATGACgaaatgacatttaatttgCTGTTAAGTCCACGTCTTTCCAGATTTTCACAATGGTGggattttttcacttttaagtGTACAATGCTTAAAAAAATGGGGTCGTTAGTAgcttttagattctatcaaaaAGATATCCTATTAAgtaatataactaaaaagcCTTAGACAGATAGAGAAGTTTTTCGACTAATAATAAGATTAGTTATCTTCCTCCACTATCCTATTTCGTCTTCTTTACGAGTGAATAAGATATAGAAAGTATAAAAACCACGTGAATAAGATTATCTTGATGCAAAGAAACATATACCTGGTTAGAGACTACTGCAGGGGAATCTGGAGCCCTCACATCAAATCTCCTATTATTAACAGCAAGCTTTGTAAGCTTTGACAAGGTCTTGTCCCTCCgatttgaaaatgattgtgATAAGCCACTGGTAATGatgttaaatataaataaggaTCCAAAATATGTAAGCTAAGCACTTCAAGTACCATTCAATAAGAATCAAATCAACAAGTAAACATCTTCACTTTTCAATGCTGCACCAATAAAATAAGCCTAAATTTGTACAGAACTAGAGTGAAGCTATGTTGTTCCTTAGATGTAATATTACATTATACATTGCTTGATAGTATGGGTTTCATCCCAAAAtcaattggcaatgagaggaaTAGATCATCTAATCTTATAAGGAGTGTAAGTCTCCTTGGTTTTTCCGATGTGGGACTCTCAAAACCTCAACATACATATagatacatacatacatatatatctaaGTACATGAGCGATTATACCCATTGATCAACCAGAGATTGTTTTCAACcaactttatattaaattttttgtttatctcaATTTTCTATGTTTCTAATAGGTATGTCCAACAGTTGCAAAAGTAGGATGATACCGGTTAAGGTACTTATTTCTCCTATCTGCAGAAGCTCGGGAAAGTGCCTCCTTTGGACTCGAAAGTGACTCATCGTCTATGCTGAGTTTGGTTTTTAAATCATCTGGCAAGGCCTATAAATGATCCCATCAGACTTACTGCAGGTAACAATCTGCTTAATCTGTTGCCTTGAATTGCAAATATCTTACCATAACATCATTAACAAGCTTCTCTAGCTGTATCTGTTCAATGTAAGTTCGAGGGATATAGGAACCATCCAAACCCAACTGCTCAGCAACGTATTTAACATGCACCCGATCTTTTCCTTGCACCTTTAACATTTAGCAAGTTAGTTGTATATATGGTACTGTCATACTCGTGTGACTGAATTTTGGCTAATGACAGATAATCATGCTAGCCACTCGTTTAGTTATTGgggaaaaaattaataactaactaaaatcatatatttggAGGGTTAAAAATTGATCCATTCTAATATATCTCATATCAGAAGTTCCTATATCTAcgaatggaaaaggaaaaaatctTTTCTGCATGGTTCAGGGTacttctttaaattaaaaaaaaaaaatggtagttttGGCGTCTTTCTCAATTCTGTGTTCAAAGAAATGTATACCATAGTCATACTTTAAGGATCACAATCAAATCGTCCAAGGGCAAGGACCAAAatcctatttttcttctaaggTAGGAAATGggacttttaataaatagaggaattggCAGAAAGGAGGATAAAAGTTAAGACGCCTAACTccttaataaaagaaaaagaaagataaagaagCTCATGAAACCTATATAGCTAATGTAGAATCCCTTCACAAAGGAACTAATGTAGAAAGAAAGCTATAGggtatctttttttctttttctttcatcaaactGGAAGAACCCCTCCCAAATAGACGATCTAAACACAGCATGAAAGAACTTTATACAGAACGGAAAAAAGTAGTGTTGATGCacgaaaaattaaaacataacaatGTCCTTTCATCaagatataaattatattgcaGAAACAGTCAGAGACTACTATCTAAAGCAGCATGGATAATGAGTACACAATGTACCTGAATGTATTTTCGGTTAAGTTGCTCCAACCAATCGATCTTTATACACACCTTATCATCAGAGAATATGTGGCTGCTTCTTTTAAGTATAGTTGCAATTGTGTATCCAAGTGCCATAAGCCCTCCAAGAAGGCGCACACTAACTTCGAAAGTTATTCTAGGTGAAATTATGAATGGAACATCTGTAACCCACTCCTgaagaaaaagggagaaaaataatatatgtcGATATGAGTAGCTAATAGGTAGCTCATTAACACGAAgccaaaagtaaaaagaataaaagtacTGATATGCAATGCAACTTTCctcatctttttaattattctacATGGAAGTTCATATAACtgatcaaataaacaaataaaaataagaagaaaaaaagagattaaaatcTCTGCTGTGGCATGTGCATTCAGACTCAGACCTGCATAAATACGCATGGAATACAGGATACATAGCTCGAAGGAACTCAGTTATATAGCTTTAGTTAATATGACCTCAAACATGAGATTGTATTTGCCATCCCTATTCCTCATCCTCAGATAGGATTGACACACTTCAGGATCTTCACCAGGAGGTAGAAGGTAAATGTCATAAGTTTCCTCAGTAGACTCATTGTGATTTTCAGATATAACAGCCTTAATTTGATCCACGGCTACTGCTTTCGTTGACTGTAACCAGAAAATGAACCCAACTAATGAAGATTACAAGTCATAATTTCGAGGAAAACTGTTAAAGTTGAAGCAGTGAACCACTTAAACCTTAAGAATGTAAGTAGGATTCTGGAAACCAGTAAAGGGATTGAATTTGTTAATAATTCTTATATGGGCGGTCTGAAGATCTGGCTCAATAAAAGCTTTATACATTGGATAAACCTGcatccaaaaaaatttataagaacCACCAGCAACAATTTTATGGCACGTGATTGATGACAGAACCAACATTTGGGAAATACCGTTTCAGAAACTTGATGTATTATTTCTTCTGGCTCTTGGCCAGCTCGTTGAATATCTCGTAGTACCCTTTTCACTAAGTCAAAATGAACACCACCAGTGACTGATACACGAAGATCTAGCAACGGACGTAATTTTTCACTTAAAGCATAGATGCCCTCAATAATGACAATTCGTGACTCGGGAACTTCAACAATCCTGTTAGTAGCTATTAAAACTGAGAAGGTTAAACGgtaaaagagaaacaaaataaacccTAAGAGAAAAGGGACTATCTAGATTCACAATCGTCGAGAGAGAAGCTATAATGTTTAAAAGATTAGTGTAAGATGCAAGAAGTTATGCCTCTAAACCACCCTTTTTTCACGTCCAATCTGACTAGAAGACCCAACGATTCATGGTATGATGCAGTGACCGAGGAAATTTCAAGCAATACAGTTTTCAGATGCAGAAATGCTGAATAAAACAAAGCCTAAGTTGACACATTACCTGTAGCCCACGCGACTACTTGTCTTGAAGTCATAAATGGGAACTTGGACAGATTTTCCTTCTCTTAAACCATTAATATTTTCCAGCAATGTATCATAATCCGTTAGACGTGGGTCTGATGGAAAAAAAGGTCATCAGAGATTCCAGTGACTTGAATTGCAAGAAGTAATTGACAAGCACACTTGCTAAAGGAACGCAAGAAGCGACTACTATAAATTAGAACTAGGAATGAAAGTTGTCTATAGTATGTTCATTACGCTAAACTCCAAAGgtgaattacaaaataatttggtATAAATGAAATGTCTTCTTCAAGGTAATAGATAATGTCCATATATATGCATAGCCATGACTGCCTAACCAGAAAATTATAAGGGCAGGCTAAAAATCTTATGAAAAGCTTGTGTCTCCATGAATTTGTAGATGGCAATGGAAAATTACATGTTTCCCAGCCACCTCTCTTTGGAACAGAATCATCAAAGCTTGTGAAAGTATTAAGTACTGAAGGACTTCGGATCGGTGTCACAGAGTTGTAAGCCAAAGGTATAACATTTGGTGCAATCATactgttaaattttttaccaAATTCAGATAATGAATGGTTAGTATAATGAAATAATACCATCAAAATTGCCATCGATGATACGACTGGAATCATTGTAGTTATCCATCGTGATAACAGCAATGCTGGGAATAAAGTTAAGCACCTTCTCAGTAAATACAGTCTTCCCAGCTCCAGAGGGCCCTGCCACTCCTACTAGAATTATCCCATCGTTCTTTTGAGACAGCAACTGGCACGCACGTATTACAATGAAAAATCCTTTCTCAAATGAAAGAGGATCCTGAATTGGAAGGATCTCATATCGATTCGAGTCCTTCTTCTTAACTAACTGAACTTGATCTCGCAAAAGGCCAGAACGCTTCCGAGGTGATTCGATGCTAGGAGACGTATCTTGAGccatttaaaagtttaattctGTTTGCTGCAAAGAGACAAGCACAGAAGCTAGAGCTAAATGCACTTCTTAAATAAGGAGAACCAATTCAACAAAAGGTCCATTTTGACCAATAGTTAtgtacaaaacaaaactcattGTTGTGCACCATAAAGACGGTGTCAAGCAGGCAGCCCATAGGTCAAAGCTAAGACGTTACCAAAAGCACCTTTCAGAACAAATAGTataaagaatacaaaattgacacataaggaagaaaataacaaCACAAACCCTGAAATTCTACACATACCCAGAACCCAAATTCAACGTAAAATATGAATCAGAGTCCAAACAACACATGATACACAGATTAACACAAGTTTAACCcataaaacagaaacaaaacaGCAAGCAAACCTTATGGAAGAAAGAACAAGAACTATTCTCGGTAACGATAGTTATCGCTGTAGATTTTCTGTAGCTCCTGCCTGGTTTCTGAAAATCAAACGAATGGCAAAGCACtaatttttggatattttcaaGTGGGGTATTCACCTTTTCGTAAATGGGTGTTCTTTTTTCGTGAACATAAATGGTGGGGCGTATGAGTGAAAGGACATGTGGTCCGATACTCTGAACTAATCGGTACCAAGGAGCGGGAACATCAAATCGAACTTGGTggttaaaaaagaacaaacagaTTAAAAGCAAATTGAAGAGGGTACTAGGATAAGATTGAAAAGAAGCGTAATATCACCGCGATCGACTGGACAAAAGGAAGACAGGTGGAGAAAGTTACAAAGGAATTGAATGCGTTGTTGTGAGTGATTCGCACAGACTTTTCCCCTCTCTTCGTAGGAGTAGGGGTTTAATCCTTTAGCCCCATCATGTGTGAGATGCCGTTGCAATTGCCAAATGCAGGTAAAAAATGGAAGCGAGGATGAGAGAAACATTACCCAAAATTCACAACTGTTGGAAATTGCAAAAGGGAGATTGTCACTGGAAGATGGTGGAATAAAATGACAGCAGGAGAATGATCAAGAAGGTTTTGAAAATGGATGGAATCAATGAAAAAGTGTATAACGATCAACAGTTTGGAAGCTACCCGTGGGCCTATCGTCAAACATCCATGTGAACAAATTAACTTGCCTATAGTGCTGTCATTAAAAGAACCACTGccaaaatattattcaattatatatatacataagtatatttacaaattatttttttttaaccgcTAATAAAATCGACAAAACTTATTACACTTAATTTTTACCATGTGAGCAACCCATGGTGTTTACCTTACTCAAGGGTCTTAAACTACTAgtataaacatttttgttaAGAAGTTTAATACGAACGTATAGACTATGTCAAGTATCATAGCGTCAATTGTTTCTTCTGCCTATGTGGTATCCACACAATATcactataataatattatgaaTGTTTAGCATAGATCAAGTACAATTTAGTTACTTTTAAAGTGAATGTATTTGTGAACTTAGTCTAATGACTAATTACATTgttcctaaaataaataacatttgtAGGTCAGGTTGATGTTGTCGTTCTactaaactttttcctttattatttattataagtatctcttggttttttaataataaaatcaatgtgtatatgtaaaaataacaacaaaaaaaaaacaaattgataacATGACTCGTGTCacaacattttataaattaaatttaaaatttgatatctctatgatatatctaattccgtgtcatatatataatatacaataAAGATGTACTatatagagtttttttttcttttttgtcatgTGAtataattttcctaaaatcaaatgttttttttttcttctaaatatcTCTCCATTATGTTTTTTCAATGCTT
This genomic interval carries:
- the LOC101210506 gene encoding inorganic pyrophosphatase TTM1, whose translation is MAQDTSPSIESPRKRSGLLRDQVQLVKKKDSNRYEILPIQDPLSFEKGFFIVIRACQLLSQKNDGIILVGVAGPSGAGKTVFTEKVLNFIPSIAVITMDNYNDSSRIIDGNFDDPRLTDYDTLLENINGLREGKSVQVPIYDFKTSSRVGYRIVEVPESRIVIIEGIYALSEKLRPLLDLRVSVTGGVHFDLVKRVLRDIQRAGQEPEEIIHQVSETVYPMYKAFIEPDLQTAHIRIINKFNPFTGFQNPTYILKSTKAVAVDQIKAVISENHNESTEETYDIYLLPPGEDPEVCQSYLRMRNRDGKYNLMFEEWVTDVPFIISPRITFEVSVRLLGGLMALGYTIATILKRSSHIFSDDKVCIKIDWLEQLNRKYIQVQGKDRVHVKYVAEQLGLDGSYIPRTYIEQIQLEKLVNDVMALPDDLKTKLSIDDESLSSPKEALSRASADRRNKYLNRGLSQSFSNRRDKTLSKLTKLAVNNRRFDVRAPDSPAVVSNQGAITQLSEQISTLSERMDEFTTRIEELNSKICTRKMSASQQNLVSQSDACNNGSGATSIFISGLSNGALTGSLLPHSSSSSQLAKESPLLEEIQNIARAQRQIILQVDNLSNLLREHSSERSRREKTDDEGRWRITDLESISTPVLLTLAIGSLGLLLFKSMNIHK